The genomic region AACGTCGTCACGACCGCGTTCCTGTTCCACCCCGACCGGATCGCCGCCACCGACCGGGACCGCCTCCTGGCAGCGTGCCGCGCGGGCGGCACCAGCGTGCACGGCTGCGGGCTCAACCCCGGGAACCTGTCCGGTGCGCTACCCCTGGCGCTGAGCGGCATGAGCCGCACCATCGAGAAGCTCACCCTGCAGGAGCGGGCCGACTGGTCGGTGTACGACAGCACGGCGATCACGTTCGACAACATGCGATTCGGGGCACCCGTCGACGAGATCAGCGTCGACGCCAACGATTTCCTGGCTTTCAACAGCGCGATCTTCACTGAGCAGGTGTGGCTTCTCGCCGACGCGCTGCACGCGGGTATCGATGAGGTGAGCGCGACGGTTGAGGCGGTCGCGGCCGAGCACGATCACGAGATCTTCGATCACGTGCTGCGCGCCGGGACGACGGCCGGTCAGCGATGGAACTGGGTGGGCAGGCGGGACGGTCAGCCGCTTGTCGAGATCGAGACGCTGTGGACGGTGGGCAACGAGTACCCGCGGCGTTGGCCCAAGCCTCGGCACGGGTGGACCCTGACCATTGAGGGCGATCCGTCGATGCAGGCGCACTTCATGTCGCTGGCCAGCTTTGAGCGCGAGGCCACGATGCTCGAGCACGTGAACTCTGCCAACGTCGCCACCGCGATGCAGGTTCTCAATGCCGTACCCGCCGTGTGTGCCGCCGATCCGGGCTTCGCGACCATCGCGGATCTGCCGTCGGTGCGCTCGCTGATCGGCTTCGGCAACGCCTGAGTGACGTCCAGTCCCCCTCCCTGAGCGCCGAGACTGCTGTGAGACCGCAATCTCCAGGGATTTCGCGATCTCACAGCAGTCTCGAGGTGATGGGGTGGCCCCTACAGCAGGCCGAGCAGCTCCAGGTCCGTGACGTACTTGACGATCACCTCGCGCGTGATGTGCGGGATGTCCTTATCCGGCCCGATCTTGGCGTCCTGCACGGCCGCCCGGAACCTGTCGGTCGGAGCCATCGCGCCGTTCACGGGCTGCTGCGGCGTCTGGTAGTTGTGCAGCAGTGGGAGTAGCGAGGCGTTGCGCTGTCGCTCGGGAAGTGCCCGCAGCGTCGTCTCGAACCGGGCCAGCCAGTCGGCGTAGTCGTCCATCCGCTGGATGGGGTGACCGGCCTCGATCAGCCAGTCGACGAACTCATCCATGCCGATACCGTCGTCGTACGGGTTCATCACGTGGTAGGTCTCGAACCCCTCGGTGACGCGCGAGCCCAGGGTCGAGATCGCATCCGCGATGAACTCGACGGGCAGACCGTCGTAGTGTGCCCGCTGCCGGTTGCCCTCGGCGTCGGTCTCATGGAACGAGAACGGTGCAACGCCAGTTGCCACCAGGCTCAACATCATTCGGGTGAACATATCGGGCAGGTTGAGCTGTCCGGCGTAGGTGGTGTCGGCCAGGATCATGTCGCAGCGGAACACCGAGACGGGCAGACCGCACAGGTCGTGTGCCTCCCGTAGCAGGACCTCGCCGGCCCACTTGCTGTTGCCGTAGCCGTTGGCGTACGAGTCGTCGACCGCGCGCGTCGCGCTGACGACGCGGACGTCGGCGTCCTCGGTGTTGTCGGCCGGGTTCATCCCGGCACCGACGGCCATGGTGGACACGTAGACGAACGGCTTGATCTTCGTGGTGAGCGCGATGCGGACGAGTTCAGCGGTACCAAGCACATTGGGCCCGAACAGCTGGCTGTAGGGCAGCACGTGGTTGACCAGCGCCGCCGGATCCACGATGAGGTCGACGGTGTCAGCCACTCGCTGCCAGACGGCATCGTCAAGGCCGAGGTTCGCCTCGCCCTTGTCACCGGCGTACACCTCGAGGTGCTCGGCGGCCAGCTCTCGATAGTGCGCCAACAGCTTCGGGTCACCGCTGTCGAACGTGGCGTCGAGCCGGGCGCGCGCGGCCGCGTCGTCCTTGGCCCTGACCAGGCAGATCACCTTGCCGCCGACCAGGTTCATTCGCTCCAGCCAATCCAGCGCGAGGTAGCGGCCCAGGAATCCGGTGGCGCCGGTGAGCAGCACCGTGCGGATCTCGGCGGCCGGACCCGGAAGCGACGCTGCGGCGGACAGGGTTTCGGGGTCGATGAACTTGTCCAACGTCAGGTCCGAGGCGTGCGCCACGGTGGCGTCGCGGCCGTGCACGGCGGCGTAGGTGGGCCGCTTCGCGGCGCCGGAGCGCTCCGCCTCGACATAGGCGGCGATGGCCGCGAGGTCGCTGGCGGGGCTGACGATCACGCCGACGGGCACGTCCACACCGTAGATCTCGTGCAGAAGGTTACTGAATGTCAACGCCGACAACGAGTCTCCACCGAGGTCGGAGAAGTGTGCATCGCCCGTGACATCGGCGGCCGACGCACCGAGCAGCGCACGGGCGGCGCGCCCGAGCGTCTCGAGCACCGGGCCCTCGGCACCGGACTGCCGCAGCGCGCGCAGCTCACCCGCCTGACCGTCGGAGAGGTCGAGGTAGAGCTGTTCGAGCTCAAATCCGTACCGCTCCTTGAGCCGCGGCCATGCCAGCTTGCGGATGCCAGTCAGCAGACCGTTCTCGACCGTGAACGGTGTTGTCTCGACGATGAAGTCGCGCGGAATTTCATAGGACTGCAGATCGGCGGTGCGCGCGGCGTCCTTCAACGACGCACTGATGGCCGACTTGAGATCGTCGGCCCCGTAGCGGGCCTGGGCGTCCTCGGTTGGGACGACCACCGCGAGCAGATAGGGCCGGGCGCTATTGCCGTAGATGTAGATCTGGTGCACCAGTGGGCTGCCGGTGAACGCCGCTTCGAGCTTGGACACCGTGACGAACTCGCCCTGCGACAGCTTGAGCACGTTGTTGCGGCGATCGACGTAGCGGACCTGGTCCGGACCGGTCTCGGCGACCACGTCACCGGTGCGGTAGTAACCGTCGGCGGTGAACACCTCGGCGGTGACCTCGGGGCGCTTGTAGTAGCCGGGGAACAGCTGATCCGACTTGACCAGCAACTCGCCGCGGGGGTGCGGCACGTCGGTGCCGAAGTAGCCGAGTTCCGGCACGTCGACCAGCTTGTAGTCGATCACCGGTGGGCGACGGATCTGGCCGTCGACGAACACGGCGCCGGCCTCGGTGGAGCCGTAGCCCTCGATGAGGTGCATGTCGAGCAGTTCCTCGACCCACGCCTTGAGTTCCGGCGCGATAGGCGCAGAGCCCGTCAACGCGGTGACGTAGCGGTCGCCGATCAGCCTGTGCCGGAGTTCGGCGAGCACCTGGCTCTCATCGGCGTCGACGCCGCGGCGGGCCAGTTCGCTCTCGTACTCCTGGTGGAGCATGTCCCAGATGCGCGGGACGAAGTTCATCTGCGTGGGCCGCGTCATCGCGAGGTCCTCGAGGAACGTGGACAGGTCACTGCGGGCGGCGAAGTAGACGGTGCCGCCTGCAGCGAGCGTCGCGTAGAGACCGCCGCGGCCCATCACGTGGCTCATCGGCATGAAGCTCAGCGTGATGGCTGGCACCGCACCCTGCTTCTCATCCCAGTGGGCCATCGCGTCACCGGCGCCCCACATGTCGGCGACCTTGCGCTCGGGGTACATCGCACCCTTGGGTGCCCCGGTACTGCCGGACGTGTAGATCAGCAGGGCGAGCGGATCCTCGCCCTCGCCCGTAACACCCTGGGGCGCAGGAAGTTCGGTGCCACGGGCGATGACGGCGGCGAGGGTCTCCACGACGACGCCGGTGGCGGCGAGGCGGGCGCGCGCGGCGTCGAGGGCGGCACGGTGGTCATCGTCCTCGTGCCGGTAGTCGAAGACCACGAGGCTCTTCGGGGCGGGGCCGGCAAGAATCAGGTCGACGGCGTTGTCGACGTAGTCGATGCTCGATGCGATGAGCGCGGGTTCGGTCTCGACGATGATCGGCTGCAGCTGGGCCTGCGGTGCGCTCGTCTGCAGCGGCACGGAGACGGCGCCGATCTGGGTCAGGGCGGTGTCCACGACGGTGTAGTCGACGCTCGTGAATCCGAGGATCCCGACACGATCGCCGGGTGCGACGGGGTCGCCGTGCAGCGCGGCGGCGAGCGCCCGGACGCGTTCGGCGAGCTGCCCGTAGGTGATGGTGTCGAAGCGAGGTAGCAACCGGGTGGTCGTCCGGCCGGTGTCATCGGTGACGAACTCGACGGCGCGCTGACCAAGCGCCGGCCGGTCGGCGTAACCCTCCAGCACGGTGCGGACAACGTCGGGCAGGCGGAGTCCGGGGCGGGCAACGGCGGCGACCACGGCGGGGTCGGGCTTGGCGGCGGCGAACTCTTGGTCGTTGGAGAAAAGGTCGGCGATGCGACGCTCGTAGCGCGCTTCGCGCTCATCAATGGACATAGGGGAGCCTCTAAACAAATCGCGGGATGTCTGCTGTGGCGGGCCACGCTGCCTCGCCGACTGATACAACGTTAGCAAAACTAAAGATATGCCCGGCTGAGCGTGACCTGCAAGTTTCCTATCAGGGAACGCTTGTGTGGCCCTACTCGTTATACTAGCTAAGCAATCCACACCGAGAGGCGCACACGATGACACGCACCAATGACGACACCTGGGACCTGGCCACGAGCGTCGGAGCGACGGCCACCATGGTGGCAGCGGCGCGCGCCATCGCCACGACGGCCGAGCAGATCGACGACCCCTTCGCCGAGCCCCTCGTCCGCGCCGTCGGTGTGGACTTTCTCACGCGCTGGGCCACCGGCCAGATCGACACCGAGGCACTCGACGTCGACGGCGCCACCTGGGGGCTGCAGCAGATGCCCGCCGCGATGGCGGCCCGCACCCGTTACTTCGACGCGTTCTTCGCCGAAGCCGCGGCGGCCGGAATCCGCCAGGCCGTGATCCTGGCGTCGGGCCTTGACGCCCGCGCCTACCGACTGGACTGGCCGGCGGACATGACGGTCTTCGAGATCGACCAGCCCGAAGTCATCGAGTTCAAGACCACGACCCTGGC from Mycolicibacterium sp. YH-1 harbors:
- a CDS encoding dihydrodipicolinate reductase; this translates as MTLRIIVWGTGAVGREVLATVLDSRSGLELAGVRVYSDDKDGVDAGSLIGRDPVGVSATTDVDRVLATAADCVVYVPRLTSVEEVCAILASGKNVVTTAFLFHPDRIAATDRDRLLAACRAGGTSVHGCGLNPGNLSGALPLALSGMSRTIEKLTLQERADWSVYDSTAITFDNMRFGAPVDEISVDANDFLAFNSAIFTEQVWLLADALHAGIDEVSATVEAVAAEHDHEIFDHVLRAGTTAGQRWNWVGRRDGQPLVEIETLWTVGNEYPRRWPKPRHGWTLTIEGDPSMQAHFMSLASFEREATMLEHVNSANVATAMQVLNAVPAVCAADPGFATIADLPSVRSLIGFGNA
- the car gene encoding carboxylic acid reductase; protein product: MSIDEREARYERRIADLFSNDQEFAAAKPDPAVVAAVARPGLRLPDVVRTVLEGYADRPALGQRAVEFVTDDTGRTTTRLLPRFDTITYGQLAERVRALAAALHGDPVAPGDRVGILGFTSVDYTVVDTALTQIGAVSVPLQTSAPQAQLQPIIVETEPALIASSIDYVDNAVDLILAGPAPKSLVVFDYRHEDDDHRAALDAARARLAATGVVVETLAAVIARGTELPAPQGVTGEGEDPLALLIYTSGSTGAPKGAMYPERKVADMWGAGDAMAHWDEKQGAVPAITLSFMPMSHVMGRGGLYATLAAGGTVYFAARSDLSTFLEDLAMTRPTQMNFVPRIWDMLHQEYESELARRGVDADESQVLAELRHRLIGDRYVTALTGSAPIAPELKAWVEELLDMHLIEGYGSTEAGAVFVDGQIRRPPVIDYKLVDVPELGYFGTDVPHPRGELLVKSDQLFPGYYKRPEVTAEVFTADGYYRTGDVVAETGPDQVRYVDRRNNVLKLSQGEFVTVSKLEAAFTGSPLVHQIYIYGNSARPYLLAVVVPTEDAQARYGADDLKSAISASLKDAARTADLQSYEIPRDFIVETTPFTVENGLLTGIRKLAWPRLKERYGFELEQLYLDLSDGQAGELRALRQSGAEGPVLETLGRAARALLGASAADVTGDAHFSDLGGDSLSALTFSNLLHEIYGVDVPVGVIVSPASDLAAIAAYVEAERSGAAKRPTYAAVHGRDATVAHASDLTLDKFIDPETLSAAASLPGPAAEIRTVLLTGATGFLGRYLALDWLERMNLVGGKVICLVRAKDDAAARARLDATFDSGDPKLLAHYRELAAEHLEVYAGDKGEANLGLDDAVWQRVADTVDLIVDPAALVNHVLPYSQLFGPNVLGTAELVRIALTTKIKPFVYVSTMAVGAGMNPADNTEDADVRVVSATRAVDDSYANGYGNSKWAGEVLLREAHDLCGLPVSVFRCDMILADTTYAGQLNLPDMFTRMMLSLVATGVAPFSFHETDAEGNRQRAHYDGLPVEFIADAISTLGSRVTEGFETYHVMNPYDDGIGMDEFVDWLIEAGHPIQRMDDYADWLARFETTLRALPERQRNASLLPLLHNYQTPQQPVNGAMAPTDRFRAAVQDAKIGPDKDIPHITREVIVKYVTDLELLGLL